CGGTTACAAGTGCTTCAGAAACTGCACCTATTTCTCCAATTGAGTTAGCAGATGCCGACATGATGCCTAGCCGTGAACGCTCTTATGTTGGAGCATCTCCAGTTGCGTCGAGGTCTCGGCAAGTTGCCGTTATTAACCCTGACACCTATGAAGAAGCTGAGTTTGTAACTAAAGCTCTGAGAGATAAAGACGTTGTTGTTATTGACCTTCGCGGAGTTGATCAAGGGCTTTCGCGCCGTTTTTTAGATTTTTCATTTGGTGCGACTTCTGCGCTGAATGGCAAAGTTGACATGCTTGAAAACAGGGTTTACACAATTTCTGTTGGAGAGCCAATTACGCAAAGTGAAATTGAACGAATAAAAAGGGACGGTTTAATTTAGAAAATGATCACACTTATATTAACGAGACTCATTGAGCTCTATATTCTTGTCATTTTTATCTATGTTTTAATGAGCTGGATTCCTCAAATGACAGGATGGATTTATGAACTCTATTCTGTGCTTGGAAAAATTTGTGACCCTTATCTAAATCTCTTTAAAAAAGTCATTCCGGCCGCAGGGCCAGTTGACTTTTCCCCAATGGTGGCAGTTCTCGGCCTCATTGTTTTAGAGTGGATAATTAGAATCATTCTTTAACACTTGCTTTCTTAATGAACTAGATTCTAGATGTTTTAGGGTTTTAGGTTTTTAACAACACTTTTTAAGGATGACTAACTTGTCTCTCAGTGATTTTATGGGGACCGAGCAAAAGCTTCTGAGCGTTACTCTTTTGCTAGCTTGAGCGCGATTTATCTATAGAAGGGAGTCCATGTGGCTTTTGTGCATTTACACAATCACAGCGAATATTCATCGCTTGATGGCATTACACATGTGAAAGACATGGTTGCCCGTGCTGCAGAGCTTGGAATGCCAGCAATTGCTTTGACTGACCATGGAGTAATGGGAGGTTGCGTCGAGCTTTGCGATGAGTGCGCGGCAATCGAGAAAAAGACTGGTAAAAAAGTAAAACCAATCTATGGTTGCGAGATTTACATGGTTGCCGAAGATGAGGTGAAGCGCTCTCGCTCTCAAAAACGTTATCATTTGATTCTTCTTGCAAAGACCACGCAAGGCTATCACAACTTGCTAAAACTTGTTAGCGAATCCCACGTGGAGAATTTCTATGCAAAGCCTCTTTGCACTCAGGCTATGCTTGAAAAATATGCCGAAGGCCTCATTTGCTCCTCAGCTTGCATGGCAGGAATTATCCCAAAATGTTTGGATGAAGGCGACTTTGAAGGTGCTTGTGAGTGGGCAAAAAAGCTTGCTAGCTATTTTGAGCCTGGCGATTTTTACATAGAGCTGCAAGATGCGGGCTACACAACTAATCGAGGACATTCACAGCGCTGGTTAAACGAACAGCTTGTTAAAGTTGCAAATGCATGTGGGTTCAAAACAATAGCCACTAACGATTTTCACTTTCTTTTGCGTGAAGATGCGCGAGCTCAAGACATAATCAGGTGCATTGGGCAAAATAAGCTTGTTTCCGACACAAACCGCATGATTTATTCGCATGAATCCTACATGAAAACTGAAGAAGAAATGCGCGAGGCTCTTGCTGGCTTTGAAGAGGCGTGTGACAACACTATTGAAGTCGCAGAAAAATGCAACGTTGAAATTGAGCGCGAGAGCATTTTGCCAGTGTTTCCTGTGCCTGAGGGCTACACGACTGAGTCCTATTTCCGTCATCAAATCGAGGTTGGACTTGTTCGTCGCTATGGCGAAAACATTCCAAAAGAAGTTCAAGATCGTTATGAATATGAGGCTAGTGTCATCATTCAGCAGGGATTTCCTGCCTATTTCTTAATTGTTCAAGAATACATTCAATGGGCGCGCGACCATGGGATTGGCGTTGGGCCTGGTCGTGGCAGCGCGGCAGGTTCTTTGGTTGCATATGCTATGGGTATTACAGACCTTGATCCTTTGCAAAACGGTTTGCTCTTTGAACGTTTTTTGAGTCCAGAGCGAGTTGAGATGCCTGATATCGATGTTGACTTCGATGACGAGCGTCGTGAAGAGGTTCGACAGCACATTCGTGAGTTCTATGGAGAAGAGCGTGTTTCAGGCGTTATTACCTATGGCCGAATTGCTGCAAAAAATGCGGTGCGTGATGCTGCCAG
This portion of the Phoenicibacter congonensis genome encodes:
- a CDS encoding cell division protein SepF is translated as MASFKEFCANAKSKLAGTPAPEVEDESEEEVYEEDRDTYYEAQNEAVAPIERTVSQYERDVSRPAHASAHRSSGLDSLFISTAEKPAVTSASETAPISPIELADADMMPSRERSYVGASPVASRSRQVAVINPDTYEEAEFVTKALRDKDVVVIDLRGVDQGLSRRFLDFSFGATSALNGKVDMLENRVYTISVGEPITQSEIERIKRDGLI
- a CDS encoding YggT family protein, yielding MITLILTRLIELYILVIFIYVLMSWIPQMTGWIYELYSVLGKICDPYLNLFKKVIPAAGPVDFSPMVAVLGLIVLEWIIRIIL